The Sporomusa termitida genome has a window encoding:
- a CDS encoding purple acid phosphatase family protein codes for MFLKKSLPKLVFTTLLLAVLLVSGSSLARSNPTGPDCIALTWSGDPRTTQAITWQTPDPALDQVQYIIAGPGQGLPGAAKTATATKEYLPGQETAVHVFSACLTDLQPDTRYLYRLGNGTAWGDFHSFQTAADAVTRFTFLVFGDSQSDDLYTTWRQTLQLAYQAQPAAAFFTNVGDLVNTGTDFNEWQAWFAASQGVINRIPAMPLTGNHEMYTPRWKVNEPPALFTAQFQLPRNGPAGLTEQVYSFDYGNVHFVMLDSQEREEQLFNPDMLARQREWLDQDLARTDKPWKIVFLHRPPYHNDRIQAAFVPLFDKYQVDVVFSGHEHIYARTYPLYGGNRAPGPDRGTVYITAGRSGTKAHDRAAAGLWDEAFYNPLDQPNYLTVQVQDDTLTVKAWQQDGALIDQWQLAKAAPARLKMAQ; via the coding sequence GTGTTCTTAAAAAAAAGCTTGCCCAAATTGGTTTTTACCACCCTGCTGCTTGCCGTCCTGCTTGTGTCCGGCAGCAGTTTGGCCCGGTCGAACCCGACCGGACCTGATTGCATCGCCCTGACCTGGTCCGGTGATCCCCGGACCACGCAGGCCATTACCTGGCAGACACCGGACCCGGCCTTAGACCAGGTGCAGTATATCATCGCAGGCCCTGGCCAGGGCCTGCCGGGTGCGGCTAAAACCGCCACAGCCACCAAGGAATATCTGCCCGGACAGGAGACCGCTGTCCATGTATTCTCAGCATGTTTAACTGATTTACAGCCAGACACCCGTTATTTGTACCGGCTTGGCAACGGCACCGCCTGGGGTGACTTCCATTCTTTCCAGACCGCGGCCGACGCGGTAACCAGGTTTACCTTCCTGGTGTTTGGCGACTCCCAGAGCGACGACCTTTATACCACCTGGCGGCAGACACTCCAGCTAGCTTATCAGGCCCAGCCGGCCGCCGCTTTTTTTACAAACGTAGGCGATCTGGTTAACACCGGCACTGATTTCAACGAATGGCAGGCCTGGTTTGCCGCCTCGCAGGGCGTGATTAACCGGATTCCGGCCATGCCGTTAACCGGTAATCACGAAATGTACACGCCCCGCTGGAAAGTCAACGAGCCGCCGGCCTTGTTCACGGCCCAGTTCCAACTGCCCCGCAACGGACCGGCCGGGCTGACAGAACAGGTTTACTCTTTTGATTACGGCAACGTGCATTTCGTGATGCTCGACAGCCAGGAAAGAGAAGAGCAGCTGTTCAACCCTGACATGCTGGCGAGGCAGCGGGAGTGGCTGGACCAGGACTTAGCCCGGACGGACAAGCCCTGGAAGATCGTATTTCTGCACCGCCCTCCCTATCACAATGACAGGATACAGGCGGCCTTTGTGCCCCTCTTCGACAAATATCAGGTGGATGTGGTGTTTTCCGGCCATGAGCATATCTACGCCCGGACCTATCCGCTGTATGGCGGCAACCGCGCCCCAGGCCCCGACCGGGGGACCGTTTATATCACCGCCGGCCGCAGCGGCACCAAAGCTCATGACCGGGCCGCCGCCGGTCTGTGGGATGAGGCATTTTACAACCCCCTGGACCAGCCCAATTATCTAACCGTCCAGGTACAGGACGATACACTGACGGTAAAGGCCTGGCAACAGGACGGGGCGTTAATTGATCAATGGCAGCTGGCTAAAGCCGCACCGGCACGACTAAAAATGGCCCAGTGA
- a CDS encoding GTP-binding protein, with translation MKLITVSGAPSAGKTSIILRLIDCLREGGQAAGVVKFDCLTSFDQLRYQEYGVPVQVGFSGKFCPDHFFISNIEDAVEWGQRTGLDILISESAGLCNRCSPHIQGILAICVIDNLAGINTPRKIGPMLKLADIVLITKGDIVSQAEREVFMFNVRQVNPGARILFVNGITGQGAFMLSKQVSKAADITTLRNRRLRFSMPASVCAYCTGETRVGESYQMGMLKKMEFR, from the coding sequence ATGAAACTTATTACCGTATCAGGGGCACCCTCGGCCGGTAAAACCTCGATCATCCTCAGACTGATTGACTGCCTCCGGGAGGGCGGCCAGGCGGCCGGGGTGGTAAAGTTTGACTGCCTGACTTCTTTTGATCAGCTGCGCTATCAGGAATATGGGGTACCGGTTCAGGTGGGGTTCTCGGGTAAGTTTTGCCCTGATCATTTTTTTATCAGCAATATTGAGGATGCTGTCGAGTGGGGGCAGCGTACCGGGCTCGATATCCTGATTAGCGAAAGTGCCGGCTTATGCAACCGCTGTTCGCCGCATATTCAGGGTATTCTTGCTATTTGCGTGATTGATAATCTCGCCGGCATTAACACCCCCCGCAAAATTGGCCCCATGCTGAAGCTGGCCGATATTGTCCTGATTACCAAGGGGGATATCGTCTCCCAGGCCGAACGGGAAGTGTTTATGTTTAATGTACGGCAGGTAAATCCCGGCGCCCGCATCCTGTTTGTCAACGGCATTACCGGCCAGGGGGCATTTATGCTGAGCAAGCAGGTCAGCAAGGCGGCTGATATTACCACCCTGAGAAACCGGCGGCTGCGTTTCTCAATGCCGGCTTCGGTATGCGCCTATTGTACCGGCGAAACCCGGGTCGGTGAGAGTTACCAAATGGGGATGCTGAAAAAGATGGAATTTAGGTGA
- a CDS encoding TonB-dependent receptor: MYKRLSKMVIPPAVCVCLLSSFNPVMAEEAVALDEVEVRSTALSDYLVTTAVITADKIKEMGATNLAEAIEGVPGLYVARADKGSRLARIRGAASDQTKVYIDGMPVFPLSGIASNSASNLETIPIDNIEKIEIIKGPGPVQYGTDYKGGIVLITTKDGKGAGQINLHLSAGSHSTYNTYATYSGSEGTTSYYLAAGKKQTDGHLNNSDTDSDYFNGKIKWQLNENSNLTLSGYYMNTDREIPNDIDQLTGREVPSTITWSGDTPVDGKTKVTDWKYTDFKQSNIALQFDQKASDRFAYNVKVYHVTDENDLWVHNGNNADNPAFVTPASPVWYRSGWYSKGNGMEFAGDLQADRNNTVTFGVKYNKIDWDTDENNSDLDEGGTDKRLGYYIQDNWRIDNKTNFTLGVRYDEAKQSYSYAKTDTEGNFKSERNSSKVDATDPVLNITHQLDAQNTVRFSAGKSHIFVTAKQVASNLAKGVALPETEKATNYEIGWKHDFDEKASLDVAAFTNKIDNRIDRRTSDKTYYNIAETDIKGIELEYTRQLTDRVKGFLNYTYLDAKDTNEAGVKTKAVNLPSSLFNYGLTYTVDKFQATVLGQAFGKSDTDHKTYKKLAGYHTLDVELKYRENDNLGYFLRVNNILDSDYWEKATYPADGINFATGVTLRM; the protein is encoded by the coding sequence ATGTATAAAAGGTTAAGCAAAATGGTTATTCCACCGGCGGTTTGCGTCTGTTTGCTAAGCTCATTTAATCCTGTCATGGCCGAAGAGGCGGTGGCGCTGGACGAAGTGGAGGTCCGTTCGACAGCACTGTCCGATTATCTGGTTACTACTGCGGTCATTACTGCCGATAAGATTAAAGAGATGGGGGCAACCAACCTGGCTGAGGCCATTGAAGGGGTGCCGGGCCTGTATGTTGCCCGGGCCGACAAAGGCAGCCGGCTGGCACGCATCCGGGGGGCGGCCTCTGACCAGACGAAAGTCTATATTGACGGTATGCCCGTATTTCCTTTGTCGGGCATTGCCTCGAACTCAGCCTCGAATCTGGAAACCATACCTATTGACAATATTGAAAAGATTGAAATCATCAAGGGGCCCGGCCCGGTGCAATACGGGACAGACTACAAAGGCGGCATTGTTTTAATTACTACCAAGGACGGCAAGGGGGCCGGCCAGATCAATCTGCATCTGTCGGCCGGTTCACATAGCACTTATAATACCTATGCCACCTATAGCGGCAGCGAGGGCACGACCAGTTATTATCTAGCCGCCGGCAAAAAACAGACCGATGGCCACCTGAATAACTCGGACACGGACAGCGATTATTTCAACGGCAAAATCAAGTGGCAGCTTAATGAGAATTCCAATCTGACTCTGAGCGGCTACTATATGAATACCGACCGCGAAATCCCCAATGATATTGACCAGCTCACCGGCCGGGAAGTGCCTTCTACTATTACATGGTCGGGCGATACGCCGGTGGACGGCAAGACAAAGGTCACAGATTGGAAATACACTGACTTTAAACAGTCCAATATTGCCTTGCAGTTTGACCAAAAGGCCAGCGACCGGTTTGCCTACAACGTCAAGGTATATCACGTAACCGATGAAAACGACCTGTGGGTACATAACGGCAATAATGCCGACAACCCGGCATTTGTCACCCCGGCCAGCCCGGTCTGGTATCGCAGCGGCTGGTATTCCAAAGGGAACGGCATGGAGTTTGCCGGCGACCTGCAGGCCGACAGGAATAATACGGTGACCTTTGGTGTGAAATACAATAAAATCGACTGGGACACAGATGAGAACAATTCCGACCTTGACGAAGGCGGGACCGACAAACGGCTTGGCTATTACATTCAGGATAACTGGCGTATTGACAATAAAACCAATTTCACCCTGGGCGTCCGGTATGACGAGGCCAAACAGTCGTATTCGTATGCTAAAACCGATACTGAGGGCAACTTCAAAAGCGAACGCAACAGCAGCAAAGTAGATGCCACTGATCCGGTTCTGAATATTACCCATCAGCTGGATGCGCAAAACACAGTGCGTTTTTCCGCCGGCAAGTCCCATATCTTTGTGACCGCCAAGCAGGTTGCCTCGAACCTCGCCAAAGGCGTGGCTTTGCCGGAAACGGAAAAGGCAACTAATTATGAAATCGGCTGGAAGCACGATTTTGATGAAAAGGCGTCACTGGATGTCGCGGCCTTTACCAATAAGATTGACAATCGCATCGACCGGCGGACCTCTGATAAAACCTACTATAATATCGCTGAAACCGATATAAAAGGCATTGAGCTGGAGTACACCCGTCAGCTTACCGACCGGGTAAAAGGCTTCCTCAATTATACCTATCTGGATGCCAAGGATACGAACGAAGCAGGGGTTAAGACCAAAGCCGTCAATCTGCCAAGCTCCCTGTTTAATTACGGATTAACCTATACGGTGGACAAGTTCCAGGCGACTGTTCTGGGGCAGGCCTTCGGCAAGAGTGATACCGATCACAAAACGTATAAAAAGCTGGCCGGCTACCATACCCTGGATGTTGAGCTGAAATATCGTGAGAATGACAACCTGGGCTATTTTTTGCGGGTAAACAATATTCTTGATTCTGACTACTGGGAAAAAGCAACCTATCCGGCTGATGGCATCAATTTTGCTACAGGGGTTACGCTCAGAATGTAA
- a CDS encoding FecCD family ABC transporter permease, producing the protein MNNKIILLLAALFVCALTVALGVGRYAIKPLEIASIFCAAVGWNGRLPAVAPETYLIFTNIRLPRIIMSFVIGGGISIAGAVFQGIFRNPLASPDILGVKFGAAFGAALAIIFFTQITFGVYSLAFVFGLAAVLSAYLLAQRSQDPSASVLVIAGIVVSALFQAGLSVLIYLADPYDKLAQITFWLMGSFHTASWLKLAGIFPLITVSSLLICLFSWRLNVLTLADEEALALGIPVFRWRMFYIFLSTLIVAASVAAVGAILWVSLIIPHIARYLVGTEHRRLIPVAGLLGGIFLILMDTLARSLLVAEIPISIVTSVFGAPFLGYLIQSRKGGALGSDRAN; encoded by the coding sequence ATGAATAACAAGATTATTTTGCTGCTGGCAGCACTATTTGTTTGCGCCCTCACAGTGGCGCTGGGTGTGGGGCGGTATGCCATCAAGCCGCTGGAGATTGCCAGTATTTTTTGCGCGGCCGTGGGCTGGAACGGGCGGCTGCCGGCCGTAGCCCCGGAGACCTATCTCATTTTCACGAACATCCGCCTGCCCAGGATCATTATGAGTTTTGTGATTGGGGGCGGCATTTCCATTGCCGGTGCTGTCTTTCAGGGAATTTTCCGCAACCCCCTGGCCTCGCCCGACATCCTGGGCGTGAAATTTGGCGCCGCCTTCGGGGCGGCGCTGGCCATTATCTTTTTTACCCAAATTACCTTTGGTGTCTACAGCCTGGCGTTTGTTTTCGGTCTGGCTGCGGTTCTGTCGGCCTACCTGCTGGCCCAGCGCAGCCAGGACCCGTCGGCCTCAGTGCTCGTCATCGCTGGCATTGTCGTGTCTGCCTTGTTTCAGGCCGGCTTGTCGGTGCTGATTTACCTGGCTGACCCTTACGACAAATTAGCCCAAATCACCTTCTGGCTGATGGGCAGTTTCCATACGGCTTCGTGGCTTAAGCTGGCCGGCATCTTCCCGCTTATCACCGTTTCCTCCCTGCTCATCTGCCTGTTCAGCTGGCGTTTGAATGTGCTGACTTTAGCCGACGAAGAGGCCCTGGCTCTGGGAATCCCCGTTTTCCGGTGGCGCATGTTCTATATCTTTTTAAGCACATTAATTGTCGCGGCCTCGGTGGCCGCGGTCGGCGCGATTCTCTGGGTCAGTCTCATTATTCCCCATATTGCCCGCTATCTGGTGGGCACCGAACACCGGCGGCTGATTCCGGTTGCCGGCCTGCTGGGCGGGATTTTCCTGATACTGATGGATACCCTGGCCCGTTCGCTGCTGGTGGCGGAAATCCCGATCAGTATTGTTACCTCTGTATTTGGTGCGCCCTTTCTGGGCTACCTGATTCAAAGCCGCAAAGGGGGTGCACTCGGCAGTGACCGTGCAAATTAA
- a CDS encoding ABC transporter ATP-binding protein: protein MQINNISAGYTKVPILKDISAALPGGQFCALVGPNGSGKTTLMRCINAILTPFSGRILVANQDVARLSRSQTARLIGFVPQITHSVFAFTVLEMVLMGSAARLNAWSAPSRQDRSKAQAICEEIGIRHLAAQPFQQLSGGQKQLVLLARALFQETPVLLLDEPTSHLDFCNQHKMMALVRDIIKRKNATALITLHDPNLVLNYCDAALLMKEGRLISAGPIEQALSDTSLQQAFGDNIQTDTTSRGLQVIVPKNIGREKQCS from the coding sequence GTGCAAATTAACAACATTTCGGCCGGCTATACTAAAGTACCAATCCTTAAGGATATCAGCGCCGCTTTGCCCGGCGGTCAGTTTTGTGCCCTCGTTGGCCCTAATGGTTCCGGCAAAACCACATTGATGCGCTGCATTAATGCTATTCTTACCCCGTTCAGCGGCCGTATCCTGGTCGCCAATCAGGATGTGGCCCGGCTTTCCCGCAGTCAGACAGCCCGGCTGATCGGCTTTGTGCCCCAAATCACGCACAGCGTGTTTGCTTTTACCGTGCTGGAAATGGTGCTGATGGGCAGCGCCGCCCGCCTTAATGCCTGGTCGGCCCCCAGCCGGCAGGACAGGTCCAAAGCCCAGGCCATTTGTGAGGAAATCGGGATCCGCCACCTGGCCGCCCAGCCCTTTCAGCAGCTGTCCGGCGGCCAAAAGCAGCTGGTCCTGCTGGCACGGGCCCTGTTTCAGGAAACCCCGGTCCTGCTGCTGGATGAACCCACGTCCCATCTGGATTTTTGCAACCAGCACAAAATGATGGCCCTGGTCCGCGATATAATCAAACGCAAGAATGCCACCGCCCTGATCACGCTCCATGATCCCAATCTGGTCCTGAATTACTGCGACGCTGCCCTGCTCATGAAAGAAGGGCGCCTGATTAGCGCCGGCCCGATAGAACAGGCCTTAAGCGACACCAGTCTGCAGCAGGCCTTCGGCGATAATATTCAAACAGATACCACCAGCCGGGGCCTGCAGGTGATAGTCCCCAAAAATATTGGGAGGGAAAAGCAGTGTTCTTAA
- a CDS encoding Rossmann-like domain-containing protein, producing MWELYDALIDGIPDTCLVDEFICGTYAALVRSGNGLGFSHVLPGDTLPEVMRKSLGMPLKQLAQCIKSWNFIEASVGMAAINAWYNAPAKAAANGIVLTDSLYSEDRTSDPFISYQNAVKNKKVAVLGHFPYIEQLYQPVCELTIIEREPREGDYPEAAAEYILPASDFVILSCSSLVYKTLPRLLELAENAYVILVGPFTPLAPALFSFGVNDLSGFVVKDNAGAARIVSGLQRTSIYKTGQKVTLRA from the coding sequence ATGTGGGAATTATATGATGCCTTAATTGATGGGATACCGGACACGTGCCTTGTTGATGAATTCATTTGCGGCACGTATGCCGCCTTAGTCCGCAGCGGCAATGGGCTGGGCTTCAGCCATGTTCTGCCGGGCGATACCCTGCCGGAGGTGATGCGGAAATCACTGGGTATGCCGCTGAAACAACTGGCCCAGTGCATCAAATCCTGGAACTTTATTGAGGCCTCTGTTGGCATGGCGGCGATAAACGCCTGGTATAATGCCCCGGCAAAGGCGGCTGCCAACGGCATTGTGCTTACCGACAGCCTGTATAGCGAGGACCGGACCAGTGATCCTTTTATTTCCTATCAGAATGCCGTCAAAAATAAAAAAGTAGCCGTACTTGGCCATTTTCCCTATATTGAACAGCTGTATCAGCCGGTCTGTGAGCTGACCATTATCGAACGGGAGCCCCGGGAAGGGGATTACCCGGAGGCGGCTGCTGAATATATCCTGCCGGCCAGTGATTTCGTCATTCTCAGCTGCAGCAGCCTGGTATATAAAACGCTGCCCCGTCTGCTCGAACTGGCGGAAAATGCCTATGTCATCCTTGTCGGCCCGTTTACGCCGCTGGCACCGGCGCTGTTTTCGTTTGGGGTCAACGACCTGTCGGGGTTTGTGGTTAAGGACAATGCCGGTGCGGCCCGGATTGTTTCAGGACTGCAACGGACATCGATCTACAAAACAGGGCAGAAGGTAACACTGAGAGCGTAA
- a CDS encoding ABC transporter substrate-binding protein: MRKTALVFSLLCLLFLLSACGQTPVAGGNQNQAADSPTVTVTDQLGRQVEIPRHIQRIAALDHFEGQIAFALGQQDKLVHQALYNKLGQAMLGADAGFRAKPQLRQMQKTITTESLAALNPELIFINSSFDKTQLQQFESAGMKVIALKGETLADSYEAVRLMARVLGCQDRGETYIAACNKLLQLVQERTGPIPADQRPTVMFSGPRDIFAVATGDMLQASIIETAGGRNVATELKGYWITASPEQVSAWNPAVIFLGSSRDTYSPETLYGNPHFATVKAARDKRVYSFPSTIGWWDYPAPHHVLGIVWAAKTLHPEKFADIDLTRLADEFYTEFLGHSFTALGGKL; this comes from the coding sequence ATGAGAAAAACAGCCCTGGTATTCAGCTTGCTGTGCCTGCTTTTCTTACTCAGTGCCTGCGGCCAAACCCCTGTTGCCGGCGGCAATCAAAACCAGGCTGCTGACAGTCCGACAGTCACGGTAACCGATCAGTTGGGACGGCAGGTGGAGATTCCCCGTCACATCCAGCGAATAGCAGCCCTGGATCATTTTGAGGGCCAGATTGCTTTCGCCCTGGGCCAGCAGGACAAGCTGGTCCACCAGGCCCTTTACAATAAGCTCGGCCAGGCCATGCTCGGGGCCGATGCCGGTTTCCGCGCCAAACCCCAGTTGCGGCAGATGCAAAAAACAATTACCACCGAATCGCTGGCCGCATTAAATCCGGAACTCATCTTCATCAACTCTTCCTTTGACAAAACACAACTGCAGCAGTTTGAGAGTGCCGGCATGAAGGTCATTGCCCTCAAAGGCGAGACCCTGGCGGATAGCTATGAGGCGGTCAGGCTGATGGCCAGAGTACTCGGCTGTCAGGACCGGGGTGAAACCTATATTGCCGCCTGCAACAAGCTGCTCCAGCTTGTCCAGGAGCGGACAGGCCCGATCCCGGCCGATCAGCGGCCCACCGTCATGTTTTCAGGGCCAAGAGATATTTTTGCCGTTGCCACCGGTGATATGCTGCAGGCCTCAATTATTGAAACAGCCGGCGGCAGGAATGTTGCCACCGAACTGAAAGGCTACTGGATCACTGCGTCACCGGAGCAAGTCTCAGCCTGGAATCCTGCTGTTATTTTCCTCGGCTCATCCCGGGATACCTACAGCCCGGAAACCCTGTACGGCAATCCACATTTTGCCACAGTCAAGGCAGCCCGGGATAAACGGGTTTATTCCTTTCCGTCCACGATCGGCTGGTGGGACTACCCGGCTCCACATCATGTCCTGGGCATAGTCTGGGCTGCTAAAACCTTACATCCGGAAAAATTCGCCGATATTGACCTGACCAGGCTCGCCGATGAATTCTATACCGAGTTTCTCGGACATTCTTTTACCGCATTGGGTGGAAAACTGTAG
- a CDS encoding ATP-binding cassette domain-containing protein, which produces MGDNAKIRESITKQTIAELISTYPVVQDFFVNYNLQNLQQDLTVAGALARIPPEQLQEFGLDVFSLTEELVKFMATLIHNREERESVRTITIIGGRNKQGEAENVTLTIAAGEVVSIVGPTGSGKSCLLGDIECLAQGDTPTRRHILINGRSLTDEERFDIGNKMVAQLSQNMNFVMDLNVAEFLAMHAKSRLCEEAGQVIQQCFTCANELAGEKFTLDTKVTQLSGGQSRALMIADTAYMSSSPIVLIDEIENAGIDRKQAIGLLTENEKIVLISTHDPLLALSADKRIVIKNGGIHKIMKTSAAEINSLRDIEKLDAIMLAIRQQLRYGERVSPLAVNFNKLAPAEQGPGSDQQEKECQQHVGII; this is translated from the coding sequence ATGGGGGACAACGCAAAAATTAGAGAGAGCATCACGAAGCAGACCATAGCTGAGCTCATCAGCACTTATCCGGTCGTGCAGGATTTTTTTGTCAATTATAATTTGCAGAACCTGCAGCAGGATCTTACGGTAGCCGGGGCCCTGGCCAGGATACCGCCGGAGCAGTTACAGGAGTTCGGCCTTGATGTATTCAGTTTGACTGAAGAACTGGTGAAGTTCATGGCCACATTGATCCATAACCGGGAAGAACGGGAAAGCGTCCGCACCATTACCATCATCGGCGGCCGCAATAAGCAGGGGGAAGCGGAGAATGTGACCCTTACCATTGCCGCCGGCGAGGTTGTGAGTATTGTTGGCCCCACCGGTTCCGGCAAAAGCTGCCTGCTGGGCGATATTGAGTGCCTGGCTCAGGGCGATACGCCAACCAGACGACATATCCTGATTAACGGCCGCTCTCTGACCGATGAGGAACGCTTTGATATAGGCAATAAAATGGTGGCCCAGTTATCGCAGAACATGAATTTCGTCATGGATCTAAATGTTGCCGAATTTCTGGCCATGCATGCCAAAAGCCGGCTGTGTGAGGAGGCCGGACAGGTGATCCAACAATGTTTTACCTGTGCGAATGAACTGGCCGGGGAAAAATTTACCCTGGATACGAAAGTAACCCAGCTTTCCGGCGGGCAGTCGCGGGCCCTGATGATTGCCGACACGGCCTATATGAGTTCTTCGCCGATTGTGCTGATTGATGAAATCGAAAATGCCGGTATTGACAGGAAACAGGCGATCGGCCTGCTGACGGAAAACGAAAAAATTGTTTTAATCTCCACCCATGATCCCCTGCTGGCGTTAAGTGCCGATAAGCGGATTGTGATAAAAAACGGCGGCATTCACAAAATTATGAAAACCTCGGCTGCAGAAATAAACAGCCTGCGGGACATTGAAAAACTGGATGCCATCATGCTGGCTATCCGTCAGCAGCTGCGGTATGGCGAACGGGTTTCGCCTTTGGCGGTTAACTTTAACAAGCTGGCGCCTGCTGAACAGGGACCGGGCTCTGACCAGCAGGAAAAGGAGTGTCAACAACATGTGGGAATTATATGA